In a single window of the Streptomyces sp. NBC_00285 genome:
- a CDS encoding anti-sigma factor codes for MSLSDRFRSEDLHSLAAPYALDALEPAERIRFERHLGGCDSCPAEVRVLSEDAVRLAWSAAAPAPPAMRDRVLAAVRATAQEPVSLREPGPHHGFDRQREPVRPREADRHRGPARQRGPGRARKSQLPAHVWGTQPLPRQRRRPLFVPFATATAAAALAVASLFAVQANRTQGELDAQKAQASEIAHVLQASDALATRGQDAQGRIIGVIASASEGRAVVTLSGYSAPPSGRVRQLWLMRPGEQPRSLGLFATDTPLVATGLDKSATSLAVTVEPGGGSPQPTTQPVVQLALKSVGFGE; via the coding sequence ATGAGTCTGAGTGACCGGTTCCGCAGCGAGGACCTCCATTCCCTGGCGGCTCCCTACGCGCTCGACGCGCTGGAGCCCGCCGAGCGGATCCGTTTCGAGCGGCACCTGGGAGGCTGCGACAGCTGTCCCGCCGAGGTGCGGGTGCTGTCCGAGGACGCGGTACGGCTCGCCTGGTCCGCGGCGGCCCCGGCGCCGCCCGCGATGCGCGACCGGGTGCTGGCCGCCGTGCGAGCAACCGCGCAGGAGCCCGTCTCGCTCCGGGAACCGGGCCCGCACCACGGGTTCGACCGGCAGCGGGAGCCGGTGCGGCCGCGCGAGGCCGACCGGCACCGAGGGCCCGCACGGCAGCGGGGACCGGGACGTGCGCGCAAGTCGCAGTTGCCGGCCCACGTGTGGGGGACCCAGCCACTTCCCAGGCAGCGGCGGCGGCCCCTGTTCGTGCCCTTCGCGACGGCCACGGCCGCCGCTGCGCTCGCCGTCGCCTCCCTGTTCGCCGTCCAGGCCAACCGGACCCAGGGCGAACTGGACGCGCAGAAAGCCCAGGCCAGTGAGATCGCCCACGTTCTGCAGGCTTCGGACGCGCTCGCGACCCGTGGCCAGGACGCACAGGGCCGCATCATCGGAGTGATCGCTTCCGCATCGGAGGGGCGCGCGGTCGTCACCCTGAGCGGGTACAGCGCGCCCCCGAGCGGCCGCGTGCGCCAGTTGTGGCTCATGCGCCCGGGCGAGCAACCGCGCTCCCTGGGGCTCTTCGCCACCGACACGCCCTTGGTCGCGACCGGACTCGACAAGTCCGCAACATCACTGGCTGTGACGGTCGAGCCCGGCGGGGGCTCACCGCAGCCCACTACCCAGCCGGTTGTCCAACTCGCCCTGAAATCGGTTGGATTCGGAGAGTAA
- a CDS encoding sigma-70 family RNA polymerase sigma factor produces MEADELLVLVAGGDQRAFEELYGFVAGPVFGLVRRVVRDQAQSEEVSQEVLLELWRSAARFDPRKGSAMSWILTLAHRRAVDRVRSARAAGEREQREANRAHPPAFDHVTEEVEAGLEREWVRRCLERLTELQRQSVTLAYYDGYTYREVAERLSLPLGTVKTRMRDGLTRLRECLGGVA; encoded by the coding sequence TTGGAGGCGGACGAGCTTCTGGTGCTCGTGGCAGGCGGGGACCAGAGGGCATTCGAGGAGCTCTACGGGTTCGTGGCCGGGCCCGTCTTCGGACTCGTACGCCGGGTGGTGCGTGATCAGGCGCAGTCCGAGGAGGTGTCACAGGAAGTGCTGCTCGAACTCTGGCGGTCCGCCGCGCGGTTCGACCCCCGCAAGGGCAGCGCGATGTCCTGGATCCTCACCCTCGCGCACCGCCGCGCCGTCGACCGGGTGCGCAGTGCCCGTGCCGCGGGCGAGCGTGAGCAGCGGGAGGCGAACCGGGCCCACCCCCCTGCCTTCGACCACGTGACCGAGGAGGTCGAGGCGGGCCTCGAACGCGAGTGGGTGCGCCGGTGCCTGGAGCGGCTCACCGAACTCCAGCGACAGTCCGTCACCCTCGCCTACTACGACGGCTACACGTACCGTGAAGTGGCCGAGCGGCTCTCCTTGCCGCTGGGTACGGTGAAGACGCGGATGCGCGACGGGCTGACCCGGCTGCGCGAGTGCTTGGGAGGTGTCGCATGA
- a CDS encoding ABC transporter permease encodes MSTLAYDGTAMVGRQLRRVRNNPGLLILTQTMPITMLLFFGYVFGSALAMPGAEYRSFLVPGLLVATAANGIMTGMFQAAQDVHRGVTDRLRTLPISRAAVPLGQSVADVAVTAVGMVPLLLVGLAVGWRVEGSALHAAGAVGLLLMFRFATTWIGIFLGLLTGSEEAAGQLGGATFILPLLSNAYIPTEGLPGWLRTLAEWNPISAVTTALRDLFGNAPVPEGAAWPVAHPIAGSLMWCAVLLAVFAPLAVRRYGRGRG; translated from the coding sequence ATGAGCACGTTGGCCTACGACGGCACGGCGATGGTGGGCCGTCAGCTGCGGCGGGTCCGGAACAACCCGGGACTGCTGATCCTGACCCAGACCATGCCGATCACGATGCTGCTGTTCTTCGGCTATGTCTTCGGCAGCGCGCTGGCGATGCCAGGCGCGGAGTACCGGTCCTTCCTGGTGCCGGGACTGCTGGTGGCGACGGCGGCGAACGGGATCATGACCGGGATGTTCCAGGCGGCCCAGGACGTCCACCGGGGCGTGACGGACCGGCTGCGCACTCTGCCGATCAGCCGGGCGGCCGTACCCCTGGGGCAGTCGGTCGCGGACGTGGCGGTGACAGCAGTCGGCATGGTGCCGCTCCTGCTGGTGGGGCTCGCGGTGGGCTGGCGCGTCGAGGGGTCCGCGCTCCACGCGGCGGGCGCCGTCGGGCTGTTGCTGATGTTCCGGTTCGCGACCACCTGGATCGGCATCTTCCTCGGCCTGCTCACCGGGAGCGAGGAGGCCGCGGGTCAGCTGGGCGGCGCGACGTTCATCCTGCCGCTGCTGTCCAACGCGTACATCCCGACCGAGGGTCTGCCCGGCTGGCTGCGCACGCTCGCCGAGTGGAACCCGATCAGCGCGGTGACCACGGCCCTGCGGGACCTGTTCGGGAACGCGCCCGTGCCGGAGGGCGCCGCCTGGCCGGTGGCCCATCCGATCGCCGGGTCGCTGATGTGGTGCGCGGTGCTGCTCGCGGTCTTCGCACCGCTGGCCGTACGCCGGTACGGGCGCGGCCGGGGCTGA